Within Meles meles chromosome 19, mMelMel3.1 paternal haplotype, whole genome shotgun sequence, the genomic segment GCTGGGATATATTTTGGATGACCACAAAATCCAACACCTAAGGCTGCAGGGACAAATGCCAGCCTCAATGAGGGCAGGCATCTTCCAGTGCTTCCAGGAAGGCTCCCGAGACATACTCCTCTGCACAGACATAGCCTCTCGAGGCCTGGACAGCACCCATGTAGAGCTGGTTGTCAATTATGATTTCCCTCTCACCCTACAAGACTACATCCACAGAGCCGGTAGGGTGGGCCGTGTAGGAAGCGAGGTGCCTGGCACCGTCATCAGCTTTGTGACCCATCCCTGGGATGTAGACCTGGTTCAGAAGATTGAGCTGGCAGCACGCCGGAGGAGAAGTCTTCCAGGACTTGGGTCCTCAGTGAGAGAACCTTTGCCCCAGCAAATCTGATGGCAGCCAGCTTAAATGTGATGCCATTAATAGGAATCTTCCCTTTGTCCTGGGTGGGTGAGCATACACTTGTCGGTAGGATGCACTGGGCAGCCAATCACCTCTCTGAAGGCCTGGTGAGCTGTTTCTGGCTTCCAAAGGTAGATGGACCAGCACTGCAGAGGGAGCATGGTTCTTTGTAGTCTTTCACATgagttctgaaaaataaagtagaTTTTTGGCATTGTATTATGTCATAATTCCTAATAGTAAATGATGTATTTATGGGGCTCCTCTAATAATAGTTACCACTGGGGTAGAACTCATTGGATTGTGAGAAGATTCACACTCTAAACACCACATCTAGGACCGAGACACTTCCAttgctgttttattattatttttattattttttatttttttagaagaatatcttttttttttcttttttaagattatttatttatttatttgacagacagagatcacaagtacgcagagaagcaggcagagagagagggggaagcaggctccccgctgagcagagagcccgatttggggctcgatcccaggaccctgggaccatgacctgagccgaaggcaggggctttaacccactgagccacccaggcgccactatttttattattttttaaagtttttattaatttgagagagcaagcacgagcagaGAGGGacgaagggagaaggaaaagcagactccccactgagcagggagcctgatgtggggcttgatcccaggaccctaagatcatgactggagccaaaggcagacacccaaccaactgagccaccaaggtgtcccatCCCATTACTGTTGAATTagtaaacagattttatttcttgctcCCAAAAACATCTATTAAGCatcccagagaaaggaaaggagatgtgACTAGCAGATTTTCTTCAACAGTGCCCATGGCAAGCTTGGGCATTCTTGGTGAAATCTCTCTGGGACCTACTGGCAGAAGAATAGAagacagacagactgacagaAGTATTGGTGTGCATTTCCAGTCTCTACCTTCTTTCTCATCTCTTGTggcaggggaagagaaaagaggatTAAACTTTTTACAAAACTGGCAAAATAAGTATATAGCATTCTCTGCTTCTAGGTTCCAGTTTCTGCATCATTCTATAAGCCTAAAGTAATGCACAGTTGAGAGTCAAATACTCCACAAAACAAAATACTTGCACACTGAAAATGATGAGGttgcagagaaaagaaatgggccCAGGGCAATCTGCCAGGAGAGAATATTGTACTAAATGCACAATCATAGCTCTCTTTTTCATATGAAGAAGTTTGAGACTCGGGGTTAAAAGAACTTACTCAAAATCATACACACAAGTATGACAGAATCTGGTCTACCTGCACTAATGGTTGAGTTATATACCAACTTTCAATATTGTTCACTTTGACTCTCGAAAGCAACCCAGTTTGAACAATAATTTGGTAACTCTATCCATGGATCACTCTGGCAGTAtggttaaaaatacagattccagggccatgtggctggctcagtctgtagagcatgtgactcagtCTCTGGATTGAGTTCAAGTCCCTTGAGGGATatggagattatttaaaaataaaaaaaaaaaaattacaggggtgcctgcgtggctcagtgggttaagcctctgccttcggctcaggtcatgacctcagggtcctgggatcgagccctgtatcgggctctgcttggcagggagcctatttccccctctctctctgcctgcctctttgcctacttgtgatctctgtctgtcaaataaataaaatctttaaaaaattacagattcCTGAACTCAACCATTTGTCTGTTCTCTTCTGCCTTCCCTAGAGATGCAGCCAGGTCCTGATAAGCCTTCAGTAACCTTTCCAGGTCAGAATGATGTTCTCAGACAAATAATCTCTCTGGAGCCTTGGGAGAATCTAAGTGGTCTTCTGCTGGCCCACTTGCCAGAAACAACCTCCTCCACGGCTCTCCCCTTCACATTTTTCCTCCTAGCTCTCCCCAAGGGCAGTCTACTCTAATCAGGCCTGACTTCCTGTGTCCTCTAACACGCACCACATTAATTCAAGCAACCCTGGAATAGAAAGAAGATGatgtggttctcaaccagggttGCCCAACCTCTCAAATAATAGTCCTGTCATTTTCTACCTCTAGGACACATCCGCTTTGCAACTGCCCTGGGAAACAAGCATCCCATCTTTGCATATTCAAGGTCAGCAAGAGGGGGTCCCCTCATAAGGAAGCTCATCTCTCATTGCTAGGAGGATCTTGGCTGCACTACATCCAAGGCTGCCCCAAATATGGTTCCTTCCTGTGGCCCTGATCAGGCTAAGGGCAGAGCTGTCTATTTCCTCCACCTCTGAGTAGGACCCAATCAGCTTTTGTAACATCTCTTCACAGTTTGACCATGTTTTTCACCCACACTTCTGCTGATCCCACACTTGATCCTGTCAGTGGTAGGATTGTTACTACAGTATTTGCTTTTTGTGGGGAGAGATGAAtgtaataattttcattttgtattgtcATTTTGCCAtgaatttgttttgaattttatactGAAGTTGGCCCATCATCCCCACTTTGTGAAGGCATTCAGGACCCTCATTTTGCCTTGGAGCACCTTTAACATCTCTCCCGGTGTCACTTTGAAATGTGATGAGCTTGTCCTCACATTCTTATAAGGTACAAATTCAGAGTCTGACTTGAAGCCCTATCATAGAGCAGAGCACTTCTCTGCTACTTATGCAACCTTGCATAGGCCCCCTTAACCTCTTGGTTTGTTGAGTCCTCAGCTGTAAAAATGTGAGGGTTCTATGAATTTACATTTGGAGCAGGACAAGTTCAAGAAGAGCTTGTCTTTGCTTTTATTCTTCCCAGCTGGAACGTCTTCATCTCTGCTCTATGGGTCCAAATCTAACTTATCCTTCAGACCCACTGCCAAAGAGCCTTCTACACAAATCTCTGCCTCTCCAGCTGTTGAATACTTAGGGTCAATGCCATACAACCTAGCTGTCTCTTAGGTTAATCTTGTCGCTCAAGCCAATAGCAGAATGTGGGTTTCCCCTGCCCTTTTTGTCCCCGGGACTGTGCCAGCTCACAGGTGTGCTCCACGGGGAGTGTTTACTTCACTAGGGCTGGGTGGGGAGAGAAGTGTGAGGGCCCCAGCAAGGTGCTTCTCTGCCTCCACCCTGCTCTCCTCCACAAAACCCCGAGAGCCTGAAACCTGTCCCTCAAGTCACAGATTACTTATGTGACCTCACTGGGTAGTGATGACCTCACAGGCCTTCTCACAGTTTCCATGGCAAGGTAGCTACGCAAACGTGGTGCTCTCTGGGAAACTTTCCTACCAGTTCTCTACGAGATACCAATCTGTTTGGTTGCCTGAGAATGTCTGACCGGATCTTCTATATTCATTCTAACTTGTCCTCTGTCCCCTGGGAGGGCAGCACAGCAGGTAGGCTTAGGCCAGGCATCTGTCCAAGAGTCCCTGGTGTACACACAACTCCACCTGGCTGCCACATGTTCCTTTTCGGCTTGCCCACCACCCCTCAgaactgaaccagctgtaagtaATACAAGTGGCCTGGGGCCCCCTGAGGGACTTACAGTGTTCCTGCTCACTGCCAAGAAGTGAAACGTCATCCCTTGGGCAACTATTCAGAAAGCTTCTAATGTTTATAAATGCAGCCTTTCCTTTTAGGCTACAAGCTTCTTCCATTCTGACCCTTTCCGATTGCTTCTTAGCAAAAGTCAAGTGAATTTTTGTCTGCAAGTGATAAATGGGGCAGGTTGAGGAAGGATCGTTGAGGCCTCCTGGTGAATCTCCGCTTCAAAGCCAGGCAGCTTCGCCGTGCTGTTGCATAGACGTGCACAGGGGTTCCCTGAGACACACCCCAGACTGAGCAGCTGAGTACTGGGGAAAGGTGGTGTCATATCAGTGGGAAGAACAGAAGAGCTAAGGAGAGAGATGAGTGATACAAGACTGGAGGGCTGACGAAAGAGTGTCCTAGGAGGTTAGGTTAACATGAGCCTAGACTTCCTATCTAAAATCTGGCTCTGAAGCCTctggtcacttggcctgcacatTTGGCCTTTTTCTAATCTAGGTAAAAGTATCAGAGGGCTAGAGGTCAGCATGGTTGGAAAAGGCAACGGAATGGGGCCCAAGAGGAGTTGCCAAGGTGGGTGGGgttttagcccatttatattacTTTTCCAGTACGTGAAAGATTTTTCCATTAAAGCCTCAGAAGTCACAGACCTtaagaaatgctttttctgctgtGGAAGGGAGAGATGGAAAGGATCCTGGTGATAACTGTTTTCAGGTTCTAGGGTTTCCTCTGAGAACGGGGAACAGATTTCCGGGTCTCCTGCTGCTGCCCTAAGCTCCACAGAATCACTTCTGCAGCCATATTCCTTCTCGAGGGAACTCACAGAGGTGATAGGCCAAGGCTGTGTTTGGGATACAGAGCAGAATAAGGGGCTTCAGCCAGAAACTGGGAGAGACATGAGAGGGGAGGTCCTGGCAGGTCATTGTATGTAGCAGAAATGGCTGATGAGATCTGATTTTCCTTCCAGCAGCAGTGGCTCCCACTTCTCCTCCTACACCTGGTCACTACCATGTCCTCTACCGAGGGTGTGGAGAAACCCAAGTGGGCTGGCATGGGGAGACATACTGCCTGGTTGGTGGCTACCGGACCTATGGGGATGCTCCTGTGGCCACCCCAGCAAAGGTGGAAGCAGAGAAACCAATTCCCAGCCGGGCTCCCAAGAGACGTCGAGCTCTCACAGAGTCAGATAAAGACCTAGGTTGCTCCAGCCCCAAAATTCGGCGATTACAGCATGGTGGCAGGAGGACGACCCCACAGAAGCTTGCTGGCTGAGCCACTCTCCAGGGAGGGCAAATGTTTAATCACCCAAGACAGCTAATGCTTCTTCCTGCAGTGAACTCCACTGCCCATCACTGGAGATTAGAACCTGAGCCATTCTGTCTGAGCCTTCGTCGGCCAGGAGCCTCCTTCCGTACTAACTGGCTATAGACAAGGAGCCTTAGAAACTGAGACTTGAAATGAGAGGCTGCTCTGAACATCCCAGGGCTGAAACTGGACTGGAAGAAAACCTGGTGTTTCTCTGCTCAATACTCCAGAGTCCCTTcttgggaagaagaaagaaaagtctgtATTCTTTGAGCCAACAAGGATCCCGGAGCAGAGAGAGAGTTCAGACTGGTATCAGCAGGGCCCATCTATCACATGGACTGCTGCCCTGAGTCATTGCCAGCAGCCATCAACACAAACCAAGAGGAGCCGGGCtttttgaaactgaaaaaaacaatttGTATCTACCCAGGGAGCCCCCTGTCTGGAGTTCCAGGAAGCAGAATAAAGAGACCCAGGAAGACCCACTCCCCCGGGcaggaagaaaatggagagagTTGGGTGTCACCACCACTGAGGCTCATGTGCTCCTTCAttcccagccctttctggccCCAGGGGGATTTCTGACTGTTCAATAAAACGATTTTGTCTGACATATTTGACTTGAAATCCTGCTTGTCCGAGGCCAGGCCCCAAACTCCTCTCTTCCCTTGAAGTACATTCCCACATCGGGAACCTGTAGTCAGACCTTCTGCCTCCAAAAAGGACCCGAGTGCAGCTTCTAATGGTGCAGCTCTCTACACCTGTGCAGGTAGGGCAGGACCCGGACAGGTTCTTTAGGAAATGAAGAGCCTGATGAGAACTTCCCTCTccgtgtgcacgtgtgcgtgcatgtgtgtgcgtgcatgtatgtgtgtgtgtgtgtgtgtgtgtgtgtgagaagatGAGAGGCAGGTCTGAGAAGACTTTGTcaatccacccatctatccatttactccacaaatatttattgagcacctactagtTGCTTGGGCTATATTAGTGAAAAAGACGACTGAAGCCCCTCTCCTCAAGGCATCCACAAACTAAAGGAAGACCCAAAGGATATAATTTCAAATACAAGTGCAACAAAAGTAAAATGGGTTAAAAGGGTAGAGTGATGAGGGGCATGCTAGGTTCCACAAGGTAGTCAGGGGAGGCTTCTTTGAGGAGGGGACAGCTCAGTGAAGATGTGAAGAACTGGAGGAGGAAATGGCAGGTGCAAAGATCCTGAGGCAGAAGTGAGGCTGGCCTGTTCTAGGACCAACTGAAAGGCCAGTGTGGCCAGAGGGAAAAGACAAGAATAAAAGATGTGGTTGGAGAAGCAGGCATGGGCCAGACCACAGCAGGCCT encodes:
- the DPEP2NB gene encoding DPEP2 neighbor protein, which produces MSDRIFYIHSNLSSVPWEGSTAAAVAPTSPPTPGHYHVLYRGCGETQVGWHGETYCLVGGYRTYGDAPVATPAKVEAEKPIPSRAPKRRRALTESDKDLGCSSPKIRRLQHGGRRTTPQKLAG